Proteins from a genomic interval of Nasonia vitripennis strain AsymCx chromosome 3, Nvit_psr_1.1, whole genome shotgun sequence:
- the LOC100122977 gene encoding muscle LIM protein isoform X2 translates to MPYKPVEQAKCPKCGKSVYAAEERVAGGLKWHKMCFKCGLCGKLLDSTNCTEHDGELFCKVCHGRKFGPKGYGFGGGAGCLSMDQGDHLKSHEDGYSRASNAMMEPRAIAKAPEGEGCPRCGGYVYAAEQMLARGRAYHKQCFKCRVCQRTLDSSLHCDGPDREIYCRACYPKKFGPRGIGHAGATWIGLQCDIEDDGYADAPAASPPRALLPHRSRTANNRLHAVSRTL, encoded by the exons ATGCCCTACAAGCCGGTCGAGCAAGCCAAGTGCCCCAAGTGCGGCAAGTCGGTCTACGCCGCGGAGGAGCGCGTAGCCGGAGGACTCAAGTGGCACAAGATGTGCTTCAAATGCG GTCTCTGCGGCAAGCTGCTCGACTCGACAAACTGCACGGAGCACGACGGCGAGCTCTTCTGCAAAGTCTGCCACGGGCGCAAATTCGGCCCCAAGGGCTACGGCTTCGGCGGTGGCGCCGGCTGCCTCTCCATGGACCAGGGCGATCACCTCAAGAGCCACGA GGACGGCTACAGCAGGGCGTCGAACGCGATGATGgagccgcgcgcgatcgcCAAGGCACCGGAGGGCGAGGGCTGCCCGCGCTGCGGCGGCTACGTCTACGCTGCCGAGCAGATGCTCGCCAGGGGAAGG GCCTACCATAAACAATGCTTCAAGTGCCGAGTCTGCCAGCGGACCCTGGACTCCAGCTTGCATTGCGACGGTCCCGATCGCGAGATATACTGCCGAG CTTGCTATCCGAAGAAATTCGGCCCGCGAGGCATCGGCCATGCCGGGGCCACGTGGATCGGACTGCAGTGCGACATCGAGGACGACGGGTACGCAGACGCCCCCGCTGCTTCCCCTCCCCGTGCCCTCCTCCCGCACCGCTCCCGCACCGCTAACAATCGCCTGCATGCGGTATCGCGCACGCTTTAA
- the LOC100122977 gene encoding muscle LIM protein isoform 2 (isoform 2 is encoded by transcript variant 2), giving the protein MPYKPVEQAKCPKCGKSVYAAEERVAGGLKWHKMCFKCGLCGKLLDSTNCTEHDGELFCKVCHGRKFGPKGYGFGGGAGCLSMDQGDHLKSHE; this is encoded by the exons ATGCCCTACAAGCCGGTCGAGCAAGCCAAGTGCCCCAAGTGCGGCAAGTCGGTCTACGCCGCGGAGGAGCGCGTAGCCGGAGGACTCAAGTGGCACAAGATGTGCTTCAAATGCG GTCTCTGCGGCAAGCTGCTCGACTCGACAAACTGCACGGAGCACGACGGCGAGCTCTTCTGCAAAGTCTGCCACGGGCGCAAATTCGGCCCCAAGGGCTACGGCTTCGGCGGTGGCGCCGGCTGCCTCTCCATGGACCAGGGCGATCACCTCAAGAGCCACGAGTGA